Proteins from a genomic interval of Persephonella sp.:
- the coaBC gene encoding bifunctional phosphopantothenoylcysteine decarboxylase/phosphopantothenate--cysteine ligase CoaBC yields MLFKDKNILLGLTGSIAAYKSCEIVRQLQKKGAKVRVCLTPSAEEFIGKLTFRALTGEDVLSEWKDGKTGLEHIFWARWADAFVIAPATANTIAKITVGIADNFLNSVALAYDRPIVFAPAMNTIMYNSPQTQENIKKLKSWGHIFVEPSEGELACGEEGEGKLADVDDIITQILYALLPKYLKGKKVVVTAGGTREFFDPIRYISNASSGQMGYALAKIAYALGGDVTLISAPTCLKKPYGVKTVDVVSARDMHKAVMENFSDADIVIMNSAVADFRPETYSGEKLKKSTEKPVINLVSNPDILKELGKKKRKDQILVGFAAESQDIIKNAEEKLKRKNLDYIIANKVDVFSKETHEGWIITKEGEAIQIPKMDKELSAFFILEKIFKR; encoded by the coding sequence ATGCTGTTTAAAGACAAGAATATTCTTTTAGGTTTAACAGGATCAATAGCAGCCTACAAGTCCTGTGAGATAGTGAGGCAATTGCAGAAAAAAGGGGCAAAAGTGAGGGTTTGTTTAACTCCTTCAGCGGAGGAGTTTATTGGAAAGTTAACATTCAGGGCATTAACAGGAGAAGATGTCCTGTCAGAATGGAAAGACGGAAAAACAGGGCTTGAGCATATATTCTGGGCAAGATGGGCTGATGCTTTTGTTATAGCACCTGCAACGGCAAACACCATAGCAAAAATAACCGTAGGGATAGCCGACAACTTTTTAAACTCTGTAGCTCTTGCCTACGACAGACCTATAGTATTTGCACCTGCAATGAACACAATTATGTATAACTCTCCACAGACACAGGAAAACATAAAAAAATTAAAAAGCTGGGGACACATTTTTGTTGAACCGTCAGAAGGGGAGCTTGCATGTGGGGAAGAAGGAGAAGGGAAACTTGCAGATGTTGATGATATTATCACACAGATACTTTATGCATTACTGCCCAAATACCTAAAAGGTAAAAAAGTTGTTGTTACAGCAGGTGGAACAAGAGAGTTCTTTGATCCTATTAGATATATATCTAACGCCTCCTCTGGTCAGATGGGATATGCCCTCGCAAAGATAGCATATGCACTTGGAGGTGATGTCACATTAATATCTGCCCCAACCTGTTTAAAAAAACCTTACGGGGTAAAAACTGTTGATGTCGTATCTGCAAGGGATATGCACAAAGCTGTTATGGAAAACTTTTCTGATGCTGACATAGTTATAATGAACTCTGCTGTTGCCGATTTTAGACCTGAGACCTACAGCGGTGAAAAACTGAAAAAATCAACAGAGAAACCTGTAATAAATCTTGTTTCAAATCCGGACATACTAAAAGAGTTGGGGAAGAAAAAAAGAAAAGATCAGATCCTTGTAGGTTTTGCAGCAGAAAGTCAGGATATAATCAAAAACGCAGAGGAAAAACTAAAAAGAAAAAATTTAGATTACATAATAGCCAACAAGGTTGATGTTTTCAGTAAAGAAACCCATGAAGGCTGGATAATAACAAAAGAAGGAGAGGCTATCCAGATTCCAAAAATGGACAAAGAGTTATCAGCCTTCTTTATACTTGAAAAAATCTTTAAGAGGTGA
- the epmA gene encoding elongation factor P--(R)-beta-lysine ligase, which produces MTDLFITKHRAVKKIREYFDKTGAVEVFTPCISLYPNLDPNIYPVELYVQKSDGKKIKAYLHTSPEYNMKKLLAELKKDIYQISHVFRNYEGSKLHTVEFMMLEWYRVGFDLDMLMEDTKNIFVEVSQEISGKPSVVFRGKTYNLTDWEKITVDEAFYRYTGIYPDQKDKLYNFLRNSGIKHTGLKIEEYEDIFFTVYAFYVEPNLGKEKPTFIYDYPPEFSALSRIIDGKGKRFEAYIGGIELVNGYQELTDPVQLKIRIEKDRAEKQKKGFNYPLDREFLEAVKDMPECSGASLGIDRLLMVLLNKENIKQTQGLNWI; this is translated from the coding sequence TTGACTGACCTGTTTATAACAAAACACAGAGCTGTGAAAAAAATAAGAGAATATTTTGATAAAACAGGGGCTGTGGAGGTTTTCACCCCCTGTATCAGCCTCTACCCTAACCTTGACCCTAACATATATCCTGTTGAACTGTATGTTCAAAAATCTGATGGGAAAAAAATAAAAGCCTACCTGCACACGTCACCTGAATACAACATGAAAAAATTACTGGCAGAACTGAAAAAAGATATATACCAAATTTCTCATGTGTTCAGAAATTATGAAGGCTCAAAACTCCACACAGTAGAGTTTATGATGCTTGAGTGGTATAGGGTAGGTTTTGATCTTGATATGCTTATGGAGGACACAAAAAATATATTTGTAGAAGTTTCTCAGGAGATATCCGGAAAACCATCTGTAGTATTCAGAGGAAAAACTTATAATCTTACAGACTGGGAAAAGATCACTGTTGATGAAGCTTTTTACAGATACACAGGTATTTACCCGGATCAAAAAGATAAGCTTTACAACTTTTTAAGAAATTCCGGCATAAAACATACCGGTCTTAAGATAGAAGAGTATGAAGATATTTTCTTTACTGTTTACGCTTTTTATGTTGAGCCAAATCTCGGAAAAGAAAAACCAACATTCATCTATGACTACCCTCCAGAATTTTCTGCCCTTTCCAGAATAATAGATGGAAAAGGCAAAAGATTTGAAGCATATATCGGAGGAATTGAGCTTGTTAACGGTTATCAAGAACTGACAGATCCTGTTCAACTTAAGATAAGGATTGAAAAAGATAGAGCCGAAAAACAAAAAAAGGGATTTAATTATCCTTTAGACCGTGAGTTTCTGGAAGCTGTGAAGGACATGCCGGAGTGCTCAGGGGCTTCCCTTGGAATTGACAGACTTTTGATGGTTTTATTAAATAAAGAAAATATTAAGCAGACACAGGGTTTAAATTGGATCTGA
- a CDS encoding cation-transporting P-type ATPase: protein MKNSFHSLTGEEALKILGSSIKGLSEEEAVIRLKKYGYNSIQDKKESLLSIFLRQFNNPLVYILLVAIGITFYMGDRLDSAIIGVIVLINGLLGFFQEVKARASVESLKKMTETKARVIRNGKEETVSVSNVVPGDIIVVVEGDVVPADIRLIEASGLLVDESILTGESIPVEKKADIVLPEDTPLYKRSNILFKGTIVVRGKGKGVVFATGKNTQIGKIAEKIKEKSPDSPLNKALKTFSLKWMVTLFIILGFILFLGIVQGRDLYKVFLLIISELVSAVPEGLPLVVTFVLVMGALALARKKTLVKYLPAVETLGSATYIVSDKTGTITEGKLRVEDFTATDKEVLYLAAALCNDADEEKGDPLEIALLKWLSETGFDWKKARKAYKRIWEHPFDTHLRLMATINKIDTEEYLFVKGAFETLSKMAVNDVSPFEKQHDEMAQKGLRVLAFGFSKVKDIPDDIEKAKIEIIGLVGFIDPPKKGVKEAVETARKAGIRVIMVTGDNLKTATAVAEMVSIYKERDLALSGSKLSEYSDDELYNLLKMTSVVARATPEDKFRIVKVLQRHREIVAVTGDGVNDVPALKIADLGIAMGSGTEAAKDVAKMIITDNNLSVIVDAVKQGRAISHNIRKVIYYLLSCSFGEITLLTTAFLFKLPLPLYPIQILWINLVTEGVQDKTFAFGKDEKNFMEEKPKKPEKTFFDRRQLFDIFFAAGVMGLINFMLFMYLLGIVSYEKAVTITFSSLIANQWFNGFQAITEEPFFKNISKSLTVNPYMYLGAGIGFILQLGAVYVFPQWIHTVPLDLKDWLYVLGTSVSVFLLIEIKKWVQYRLDKR from the coding sequence ATGAAAAACAGTTTTCACAGCCTGACTGGAGAGGAAGCCCTTAAAATTCTGGGAAGCAGTATAAAGGGTCTTTCTGAAGAAGAGGCTGTAATACGGCTTAAGAAATACGGATACAACAGCATTCAGGATAAAAAAGAAAGCCTTCTTTCTATTTTTCTCAGGCAGTTTAATAACCCTCTCGTCTATATTTTGCTTGTTGCTATCGGGATAACGTTCTATATGGGTGACAGGCTTGACTCTGCAATTATAGGAGTTATCGTCCTTATAAACGGTCTGCTGGGATTTTTTCAGGAGGTTAAGGCAAGGGCATCGGTAGAATCCCTGAAAAAAATGACAGAAACAAAAGCCCGAGTGATCAGGAATGGTAAAGAAGAAACGGTATCCGTTTCCAACGTGGTTCCGGGAGATATAATCGTCGTGGTTGAGGGAGATGTGGTTCCTGCAGACATTAGGCTGATAGAGGCTTCAGGCTTGCTTGTTGATGAATCTATCCTGACAGGAGAGTCTATCCCTGTAGAGAAAAAAGCGGACATTGTTCTACCTGAAGATACCCCTCTTTACAAAAGAAGCAACATTTTGTTCAAAGGAACTATCGTTGTAAGGGGAAAAGGCAAAGGGGTTGTCTTTGCCACAGGAAAAAACACACAGATAGGTAAGATAGCTGAAAAAATAAAAGAAAAATCTCCAGACAGTCCTCTAAACAAAGCATTAAAAACCTTTTCTTTAAAATGGATGGTAACCCTTTTTATAATACTGGGTTTTATTCTGTTTTTAGGGATAGTTCAGGGCAGAGATCTTTATAAAGTATTCCTGCTTATCATTTCTGAGCTTGTGTCGGCAGTTCCAGAAGGTCTGCCCCTTGTTGTTACATTTGTTCTGGTAATGGGAGCCCTCGCTCTGGCAAGAAAGAAAACCCTTGTTAAGTATCTTCCGGCTGTAGAAACCTTAGGAAGTGCGACATACATAGTTTCTGACAAAACCGGAACGATAACAGAAGGAAAGCTCAGAGTTGAGGATTTCACAGCAACAGATAAAGAGGTTTTATATCTTGCAGCAGCTTTATGCAACGATGCAGATGAAGAAAAGGGAGACCCCCTTGAGATAGCCCTGTTAAAGTGGCTTTCAGAAACAGGTTTTGACTGGAAAAAAGCAAGAAAGGCATACAAAAGAATTTGGGAGCACCCATTTGATACGCATCTGAGACTTATGGCAACCATCAACAAAATAGACACAGAAGAATACCTTTTCGTTAAAGGTGCTTTTGAAACATTATCAAAAATGGCTGTTAATGATGTTTCTCCCTTTGAAAAACAGCATGACGAGATGGCTCAGAAGGGGTTAAGGGTTCTTGCATTTGGGTTCTCTAAAGTAAAGGATATACCTGATGATATTGAAAAGGCAAAAATAGAGATTATAGGACTGGTGGGTTTTATTGATCCCCCCAAAAAAGGTGTAAAAGAAGCTGTTGAAACGGCGAGAAAAGCCGGTATAAGGGTAATAATGGTTACCGGGGATAACCTGAAAACCGCTACCGCAGTGGCAGAAATGGTTTCAATATACAAAGAGAGAGATCTGGCATTATCAGGAAGTAAATTATCTGAATACTCTGATGATGAACTCTACAACCTGCTGAAGATGACATCTGTTGTTGCACGGGCAACCCCTGAAGACAAATTCAGAATAGTAAAAGTTCTTCAAAGACACCGTGAGATTGTAGCTGTTACCGGAGACGGGGTTAATGATGTTCCTGCGTTAAAGATAGCCGATCTAGGAATAGCTATGGGGAGTGGAACAGAAGCAGCCAAAGATGTGGCAAAAATGATAATAACAGACAACAATCTGTCGGTTATAGTTGATGCTGTAAAACAGGGAAGGGCAATTTCACACAACATAAGGAAAGTGATATACTACCTTCTATCCTGCAGTTTTGGAGAGATTACACTCCTTACCACAGCATTTTTATTTAAACTTCCCCTTCCTCTGTATCCTATCCAGATACTGTGGATAAACCTTGTTACAGAAGGTGTTCAGGACAAAACATTTGCATTTGGAAAAGATGAAAAAAATTTTATGGAAGAAAAACCTAAAAAGCCCGAAAAAACATTTTTTGATAGGAGACAGCTGTTTGACATATTTTTTGCTGCCGGTGTTATGGGTTTGATTAACTTTATGTTATTTATGTATCTGCTTGGGATCGTTTCTTACGAAAAGGCTGTTACTATCACTTTCAGTTCACTTATAGCTAACCAGTGGTTTAACGGCTTTCAGGCGATTACAGAAGAGCCTTTTTTTAAAAATATTTCCAAGAGCCTTACAGTAAACCCTTACATGTATTTAGGAGCAGGAATTGGTTTTATTCTCCAGCTTGGTGCTGTGTATGTATTCCCCCAATGGATACACACAGTCCCCCTTGATCTGAAAGACTGGTTGTATGTTCTTGGGACGTCTGTATCCGTTTTTCTGCTAATAGAGATAAAAAAATGGGTTCAGTACAGGTTAGATAAAAGATGA
- the lpxC gene encoding UDP-3-O-acyl-N-acetylglucosamine deacetylase translates to MFCINQRTVKKEIKIKGIGLHSGQPVNLKLIPAEANEGINFVKEGNIIPAVIDYATGFEFSTTLSKGNTRVSTVEHLMSALYFTGIDNIYIEIDAEEVPILDGSAIKFVEKIKQAGIKILNEEKMYAVLNKEIAVYENGKFIKGKPSDTFTATYHAQYNNRIIGNRKYTYSNLKADFENVAKARTYCFLEEVEMLQKMGLAKGGSLDNAVVFEGDSVLNPGGLRFDDEPVKHKVLDLIGDLYLLGFPLIGDVYSYKGGHKLNAAFVRKIIDEKAFDLKYSSQIGFNNQGSLVA, encoded by the coding sequence ATGTTTTGTATAAATCAAAGAACAGTGAAAAAAGAGATAAAAATAAAGGGTATAGGGCTTCATTCAGGCCAGCCTGTTAATCTTAAATTAATACCAGCAGAGGCAAATGAAGGTATTAATTTTGTTAAGGAAGGTAATATAATTCCTGCTGTTATAGATTATGCAACAGGTTTTGAGTTCTCAACAACCTTGTCAAAAGGAAACACCAGGGTGTCAACCGTTGAGCATTTGATGTCTGCCCTTTATTTTACAGGTATTGATAACATTTATATAGAAATTGATGCTGAAGAGGTGCCGATTCTTGACGGCAGTGCGATAAAGTTTGTTGAGAAGATAAAACAGGCAGGAATAAAAATTCTGAATGAGGAAAAGATGTATGCTGTTTTAAACAAAGAGATAGCAGTTTATGAAAATGGAAAGTTTATAAAGGGAAAACCTTCAGACACATTTACTGCCACATACCACGCCCAGTATAACAACAGAATAATTGGTAATAGGAAATACACATACTCTAACCTTAAGGCTGATTTTGAAAATGTGGCAAAGGCAAGAACTTACTGTTTCCTTGAAGAGGTTGAGATGCTTCAGAAGATGGGGCTTGCTAAGGGGGGATCCCTTGATAATGCTGTTGTTTTTGAGGGGGATTCGGTGCTGAACCCTGGAGGTCTTAGATTTGATGATGAACCTGTAAAGCATAAAGTGCTTGATCTGATCGGTGATCTTTATCTTCTTGGTTTTCCATTAATAGGAGATGTTTATTCCTACAAAGGAGGACATAAATTAAACGCCGCTTTTGTAAGAAAGATTATTGATGAAAAAGCCTTTGATCTAAAATATTCCTCACAGATAGGTTTTAACAATCAGGGTAGTTTAGTTGCTTAA
- a CDS encoding cation:proton antiporter regulatory subunit, whose protein sequence is MEFKESDLPGIGKKYSIVTSAGDKITVVMHVTGKREIFVFEPDDFDEPSCDIVLTEEEANQLGSVLMGAYYRPEQEKEKEVLIENLAIEWVKIPPTSSLSGKSIKEADIRRRAGVTVIAIIKENETIVNPKPEEVISAGDTVVVVGTREQVDNFMREYQINA, encoded by the coding sequence ATGGAGTTTAAAGAAAGCGATCTTCCTGGAATTGGAAAAAAGTACTCAATAGTAACATCAGCAGGTGATAAGATCACCGTTGTGATGCATGTTACCGGTAAAAGGGAGATATTTGTTTTTGAGCCTGATGATTTTGATGAACCCTCCTGCGATATTGTTTTGACGGAAGAAGAAGCAAATCAGCTTGGATCTGTTTTAATGGGAGCCTATTACAGACCTGAACAGGAAAAAGAAAAAGAAGTTCTTATTGAAAATCTTGCGATTGAATGGGTTAAAATACCTCCCACATCTTCTCTATCTGGAAAAAGCATAAAAGAGGCAGACATAAGAAGAAGAGCAGGTGTAACAGTTATAGCCATAATAAAAGAAAATGAAACCATAGTTAACCCAAAACCTGAAGAGGTAATCTCGGCAGGGGATACAGTTGTGGTAGTAGGGACGAGAGAACAGGTGGATAACTTTATGAGGGAGTATCAGATAAATGCATGA
- a CDS encoding cation:proton antiporter codes for MHEQAIPFLMLFGFLNLALFFAGLLGRLFRFPAILFYIIAGMVLGKLIHAEEAIEIFSEIGIVLLFFYLGLEFNLSRAFSTAKKIWSVGLLDLFFNFFLVFGLMLLLGFDLFTSILAGGVAYASSSAITTKIIVDNHRIANPETELILGLMVFEDIAAPILLAVIAGMSTGNDLTPLTFGIIFLKIAAVFAFSIAVAYYFKDRIAQFIDKFIDEDIFTLFSLGGLIFFAGFTQYLGLSEALGAFLMGMIVSESGKSHEIEKVMFTIRDLAVAIFFFLFGAGIQFGGEFTQKMLIALVLMIIISIIGKFLTGFLGGLIYGLSKRKALETGFSIINRGEFSIVMSKFSPVYMIPFIGIYVLSMSFIGILTAQFAPKLSNLIIPKKKKKKKRKVIDEAIID; via the coding sequence ATGCATGAACAGGCTATACCTTTTCTTATGCTGTTCGGTTTTTTAAACCTTGCCCTGTTTTTCGCAGGCTTACTTGGAAGGCTTTTCAGATTTCCTGCAATCCTGTTTTACATAATAGCCGGAATGGTTCTTGGCAAACTTATACACGCAGAAGAGGCGATAGAGATATTCAGCGAGATAGGAATTGTCTTGCTGTTTTTTTATCTTGGACTTGAGTTTAATCTAAGCAGAGCATTTTCTACTGCAAAAAAAATCTGGTCTGTGGGACTGCTTGATCTGTTTTTCAACTTTTTTCTTGTTTTTGGACTTATGCTACTTTTAGGGTTTGATCTGTTTACATCTATACTTGCCGGCGGTGTGGCATACGCATCATCATCAGCAATTACAACCAAGATTATCGTTGATAACCACAGAATAGCAAACCCAGAAACAGAGCTGATATTAGGTCTTATGGTTTTTGAAGATATCGCCGCTCCTATTTTGCTTGCTGTGATTGCAGGTATGTCAACAGGAAATGACCTTACGCCACTAACTTTTGGTATTATTTTCCTAAAAATAGCAGCAGTATTCGCCTTCTCAATCGCTGTAGCATACTACTTCAAAGACAGAATAGCCCAGTTTATAGACAAATTTATAGACGAGGACATATTTACCCTTTTTTCTCTGGGCGGTCTGATATTCTTTGCAGGGTTTACACAGTATCTGGGGCTATCAGAAGCTCTGGGGGCTTTTTTAATGGGAATGATTGTTTCAGAATCTGGAAAGTCCCATGAGATAGAAAAGGTTATGTTCACCATCAGAGATCTTGCCGTTGCAATATTTTTCTTTCTGTTTGGGGCAGGAATACAGTTTGGTGGAGAGTTTACCCAGAAAATGCTGATAGCTCTGGTGCTCATGATAATAATCTCAATAATAGGAAAATTCCTCACAGGCTTTTTAGGGGGTCTGATATACGGACTTTCCAAGAGAAAAGCCCTTGAGACCGGATTTTCTATAATCAACAGAGGTGAGTTCTCAATAGTGATGTCCAAATTCTCCCCTGTTTATATGATCCCTTTTATTGGGATATATGTCCTTTCCATGTCATTTATTGGGATACTGACCGCCCAGTTTGCACCAAAACTGTCAAACCTTATAATACCTAAAAAGAAAAAGAAGAAAAAAAGAAAGGTTATTGATGAGGCTATAATTGACTGA
- a CDS encoding uroporphyrinogen-III synthase, producing the protein MKKVLITREEKQARKTAQLLEKEGFKPILFPTIRFEKVSFDKKDLVKADIVIFSSQNAVEFLLSEIDINHLKGKTIIATGEKTEKALKKKGIKNVIIPEIYSAEGVANLIKSKKEFKGKKAVAVRPVEGLNTLIDELESYLEIKPLPVYKTVPNTPENKDQIKKELEKGQIYAVIFTSPSTFENFIRIFPDSWKDLLKKTKTAVIGTTTAQALLKMGINPDVIPQKFTLDHLIKNLKQLNYPDC; encoded by the coding sequence ATGAAAAAAGTTTTAATCACAAGAGAAGAAAAACAGGCAAGGAAAACTGCACAGCTTTTAGAAAAGGAGGGTTTTAAGCCTATATTATTTCCAACTATAAGGTTTGAAAAGGTGAGCTTTGACAAAAAAGATCTGGTAAAAGCAGATATTGTAATATTCTCAAGTCAAAACGCTGTAGAGTTTCTCCTAAGTGAAATAGACATAAACCATCTGAAAGGGAAAACTATTATCGCCACAGGCGAAAAAACAGAAAAAGCCCTTAAGAAAAAAGGGATAAAAAATGTGATCATACCTGAGATTTACTCGGCAGAAGGTGTTGCTAACTTAATTAAATCAAAAAAAGAGTTTAAAGGTAAAAAAGCTGTTGCCGTAAGACCTGTTGAAGGGTTAAACACCCTTATTGATGAGCTGGAAAGTTACCTTGAGATTAAACCCCTTCCTGTTTATAAAACAGTTCCCAATACACCTGAAAATAAAGACCAGATAAAAAAAGAGCTTGAAAAAGGTCAGATATATGCCGTAATATTCACAAGCCCCTCCACATTTGAAAACTTCATTAGGATATTTCCTGACAGCTGGAAAGATCTGCTGAAAAAAACAAAAACAGCTGTAATAGGAACCACAACAGCTCAGGCTTTATTAAAAATGGGAATAAATCCTGACGTTATTCCACAGAAATTTACCCTTGATCATCTGATCAAAAACCTTAAGCAACTAAACTACCCTGATTGTTAA
- a CDS encoding trimeric intracellular cation channel family protein codes for MITEMFLFMNVVGLIAFAVVGSFKALRENLDLFGITVLGVLTALGGGITRDLLVNQVPYALKSYTDFSFALLGVWLAIVLYRIFKKDISSKFFILIPDAIGLSAFTTTGALIAYDAGVSFFGIIILATLTGIGGGMISDIFLGKIPNVLKDDFYASCAIIGATAFYISVHSGVDLNVSAVICATVVLMIRILAILYNWRLPKFS; via the coding sequence ATGATAACTGAGATGTTCCTATTTATGAATGTGGTGGGATTGATAGCGTTTGCTGTAGTTGGTTCTTTTAAGGCTTTAAGGGAAAATCTTGATCTTTTTGGCATAACAGTTCTGGGGGTTTTAACAGCTTTAGGCGGTGGAATAACAAGGGATCTTCTTGTTAATCAGGTTCCTTATGCACTTAAGTCTTACACAGATTTTTCATTTGCCCTTTTAGGGGTATGGCTTGCTATCGTTCTTTACCGTATATTCAAAAAAGATATAAGCAGTAAGTTTTTTATATTAATCCCTGATGCGATAGGGTTGTCAGCATTTACAACAACAGGAGCCTTGATAGCGTATGATGCAGGTGTATCATTTTTTGGAATTATTATTCTGGCAACTTTGACCGGAATAGGGGGAGGTATGATAAGCGATATATTTTTAGGGAAAATACCTAATGTCCTTAAGGACGACTTTTACGCATCATGTGCCATAATAGGAGCAACAGCGTTTTATATATCTGTTCATTCAGGAGTTGATCTGAATGTTAGTGCTGTTATATGCGCCACAGTTGTTCTTATGATAAGAATACTTGCTATTTTATATAACTGGAGATTGCCCAAATTCTCATGA
- a CDS encoding ion transporter produces MDLINKKRYIVPKKRFKTLKIWVYNILENENSIYNQLYNVFALFLIITSTIGIFIELLNLEIKIPPDLKLFLDDYEEVVLWFFVAEYILRWWAVSDFSHDFKKGYYSSEHEDFIKRIWCGLKEGFKPKLMWMKTPYAIIDLLAILPVIRPLRAIRIIRVLRILKVVRYGTALKSIFGALKEESYLFGIIFGLLFLWVTTFSQIVYIVEYHYGNQEMFKSMWHAMYWGVVTISTVGFGDIHPVSDAGRFITTFMIIGGVIIVATMTGAFSAALVNRLLVLKEGELKMEKLEKHIVICGWNETAEEIVEQIISQKIDKEKPVVIVTNVPKKEFEIELPRDIFYKRGDFIHEHILLEVGIDKAEHVVIVAEREEGLSERNIDARTALAAMLVKNLNPDANIYVEVLLDEDADIFTKRINIKEIIIHGQIIGKIMFSSIMNPGATTLMKSLVDKERGFQKIKVSDIGKFETFGSLLHFARQHKYLPIAVERGGETILNPPDEFILEDTDFVFLLPSGVE; encoded by the coding sequence TTGGATCTGATTAATAAAAAAAGATACATAGTTCCAAAAAAAAGGTTTAAAACTCTGAAAATCTGGGTTTACAACATACTTGAAAATGAAAACAGCATTTACAACCAGCTTTACAATGTTTTTGCTCTTTTCCTGATCATAACATCAACAATAGGAATTTTTATTGAACTGCTCAATCTTGAGATAAAAATTCCACCTGATCTAAAACTGTTCCTTGACGATTACGAAGAGGTTGTTCTGTGGTTTTTTGTTGCTGAATATATTCTCAGATGGTGGGCTGTATCAGATTTCTCTCATGACTTTAAAAAAGGTTATTACTCCTCGGAACACGAAGATTTCATAAAAAGAATCTGGTGCGGATTAAAAGAGGGTTTCAAACCAAAACTGATGTGGATGAAAACACCATACGCCATTATTGATTTACTTGCCATACTACCTGTTATCAGACCTTTGAGAGCTATCAGAATAATAAGGGTTTTAAGGATACTTAAAGTAGTCAGATACGGAACAGCACTGAAAAGTATATTCGGGGCATTAAAGGAAGAAAGCTACCTTTTTGGGATTATTTTTGGGCTTTTATTTTTATGGGTAACAACATTTTCACAAATAGTTTACATAGTTGAATACCATTACGGTAATCAAGAGATGTTCAAATCAATGTGGCATGCTATGTACTGGGGAGTAGTGACAATATCAACAGTTGGATTTGGTGATATACACCCTGTATCTGATGCAGGAAGGTTTATAACAACATTTATGATTATAGGGGGGGTAATTATTGTAGCTACAATGACAGGTGCATTTTCTGCAGCCCTTGTAAACAGATTACTTGTACTAAAGGAAGGAGAGCTAAAGATGGAAAAGTTAGAGAAGCATATTGTAATATGCGGCTGGAATGAGACAGCAGAAGAAATTGTAGAACAGATAATAAGCCAGAAGATAGATAAAGAAAAACCTGTTGTTATAGTCACCAATGTTCCGAAAAAGGAGTTTGAGATAGAACTGCCCAGGGATATCTTTTACAAGAGAGGAGATTTTATACACGAACATATCCTTCTTGAGGTTGGGATAGATAAAGCAGAACATGTTGTTATCGTTGCAGAAAGGGAGGAAGGGCTTTCAGAGAGAAATATAGACGCAAGAACAGCTCTTGCTGCGATGCTTGTAAAAAATCTAAACCCTGATGCAAACATATATGTTGAGGTTCTCTTAGATGAAGATGCAGACATTTTCACCAAGAGAATTAACATAAAAGAGATCATAATCCACGGTCAGATAATAGGTAAGATAATGTTCTCCAGCATAATGAACCCCGGAGCCACGACACTAATGAAATCGCTTGTTGACAAAGAAAGAGGATTTCAGAAGATTAAAGTCTCGGATATAGGTAAGTTTGAAACATTTGGAAGTCTTCTGCATTTTGCAAGACAACATAAGTATCTGCCTATTGCTGTGGAAAGAGGTGGTGAGACTATACTAAATCCACCTGACGAATTTATACTTGAGGATACAGACTTTGTGTTTTTACTTCCTTCAGGTGTTGAATAA